Below is a genomic region from Salmo trutta chromosome 19, fSalTru1.1, whole genome shotgun sequence.
AAATCTATACCAGCCCGAGTTGAAATAGACTAAAGTGAGCAGCTTTATTTACAGTGTCAATTCATGAGATATAATGAAGGTCTCTGGCTGTGTTATGGCATCTGATGTCTTTGCCAGGGCTAATGTGAGGAATTGTATTCAAACACAAAAAACAGAGCGGGGTGCTTGAGGGAGAGGATTCCGAAATTGTATCACTACACAGTAGACACACTAGGTAACTATTTTGAAACACACTACGTAGTTTCTTTTCATTACCTACGCATTTCAATAATCATTACCTACAGTTTGTCATGGTTGTCGTCGATGAAGGAttaccaaaacgcagcaggcatgcggttgttcattttgaacatttattaaatcaaaaaagAACActcttttaccaaaacaccaccctgaaccacataaaacaaataccctctgacacgtcctgaccaaactacaataccaattaactcttatactggccaggacgtgacacagttaCCATGTACAGCTAAGGAATTATGGTTACTAAAGTAATGTAGAGTCTCACTCACCAGCATGTGTCTATAGTCTATACGCCTGGCATACACGGCTATATTATCTGAATCAGGGAAACATATTGTAGTTTCCACACTTTGAACTTAGTGGTGGATTTATGTGTGAGTAGGTCAGCAAGGATGTTTAGGTATGTGGCTTTGGCTGCACAACTAACATTATGTCccaacaccctattccctacatagtttaCTATTTTGgcaagagccctatgggccccggtcaaaagtagtccgctatgctttttttttttaagagtgtatatagggagtagggtgccatatgggacaaGCCCTAAAGCAGAGTCTTTGCAGGACATCTGACATTGCAGCTCAAAATGCCATCTCAGCACTCCAAACCACATTGGGCAGTAAATATGTGAAACTTTCTTCAACCCCTACATTATCAACCCTGTTTTCCCAACCCAACCCTAGGTCATTTCTTAACCCACTAACTATAAATCAGTGAATTTTGGTGGCCCTTTCAGTCAGAACTGGGTGTAGGATAAGAATTTAATTGTATTACAATTTAGTAAAGAGGAGAATAAGAGTCTGTGTTTATCTTTCTAGTTAATAGCAGATGTGGGATGCGTAAGAGAAGAATAATCCAGTTTAGAGTTTAAAAGTGTAAGCGCTCAAAACATCAGTGAAGACAAGATACATATGTTTCTTATTTTAATTACAAAAGGTGCTCAAAGTGCAGCAAATGTTTCAGCGCAGAATGTTTAGATAAAAATAAGCATTTTTTGGAGAGTGagcacttttaaaatgtattttattcaatTAAATAATCACATATATTTTCCGAGGCAATTCATTTACAATGTGATTCACAAGTGGTGAGGGAAATGTTGCACTTGAGCCATTCAACACAACAGTAATAAAAATAACCTTATTCATTACATTGGTATCTGTTGacgtaaaacaaacaaaatgttacTGGTTGACATTTAACACATACAACTTTCCTTGCTGACAAATCACAAAATCAAGTACAGTAAATAGCATAACCATAAAGAAAAGTTGGAAAACTGAGGTTGAAATTAAGTTGATTCACAACAACCCAGAAACTTAGTCATACATAAAGAAACTACATCGCTCAAGTTAACCACCAAGTTTTTAATTCTAATGGAGGCTTTTTGGAACAACTTCTCTGGATACAGAACCCCTTCCCTCGCTTCTCTCCCAGGTTGTCTTTTTgatcccccctccccctcaatTGGTGTCACATTGATGGTTCAGTCAATTGGTTGTTTAGTAACGATTACATGATGCAGTCTCCTTCAACTCATGGTACCCCTGGTGGTTTGGCTCTgtaaggagacagagaggggagttAGGAGTGGGAATGACCACTAATTGTATCTGCTCTCTTGCTGTAGTTCCTAATAAAAGCCTCTTTTAGAATTATAGGCTTTCCGGTCCTGAGAAAAAAACTAACACGTAATACTTATTTATATTAGGCCTACTGGTATAGTAGTACATGTATAAGAAAACCATTTGTGGACAGTTAATATTTGTGGAAAGCATTTTTGTATCACATTGTAGATGGAAAAGTTTGAATCAAAACTGCTATCTCAAGTAAAGTCCATTACTACTATTGCCTCCTCATCCAATATTCAGTAAGAGTAGAGTGGCTATTCAATGAAAACTGCTTACACCACCATTCGTTATTTAATTTGAACATCATCTGCAGTCTCGCAGAGAGAGCTCCCTCACTTTATAATTTTCTGAACATCCCAAACAATATAGGCGAACAATCCCACAAGCAGAATACGTTTGAGAGTGTAGATAAGAGTTACAGTACCCAGACTCATATTCTCCTCCACCAGAGGCCTGGAATCGGTGCAGTTGACCGCGTTTCCCCGGGCTGCTCCTAAAATGGTCATGATATCCACCAGGTTGAGCTTCCCTTCCTCCTGCagctcctccacttcctcctccagctcctgtgcTGCCTCGGCCCTCTCCTCGATCTCCTCTGCCGTCAGCATCCCCGCGCCCTTCACGCCATTCCCCTTTCCGATCTGCGGGGATGCCAGCGAGCATACGGCCCTCAGCCTGCCATAAGACTGCAGATGCGCCACGTTAGCTCGCAAAAACAGCAGAAGAACGTTGAGGTCGTTGAGCGGGCAGCCCAGCTTGCGACCGCTGTTAAGTCCCAATGCGGGTAGAACCTCGTAGACCGACAATAGAGTCGTATCCCAACAGAAGAGGCGGACCAAGCTGAACAGCACAATAGGTACCAGAAGGACGTAGATAGCGCCGTTAGCCACGCTAATAACCTGGAAGACCAGTTGGCCGGTCATTTTGCACTGGACCAGTTCTGGGACCCAGTTTTGGTCGCGCAGCAAGCCGGTGCGGACAAAGCAGCTAAACTCATCCTGGAGAAAGGCGGATAGGTGGAAGTAGACGAGGTAGAGGCAGGCGGCAGACATGAAGGTGAGCAAGAGGAAGCCGCGCAGAAAGAGCATGCTGACCAGGAAGTAGGAGCCGTGCTTGCTCTGCATGTACCTCTCCAACAGGGGATACTCGAAGTAACGCTTCCGCTTGGCCCTGACAAGAGACCATGGAAGAGATGGGGTTAGAGGACAGTTGGCTCAAACACACTTTCATGTTATTGGCTCTGATGTTTGGTAATGGAGGTTGTGTGAGGATTTAAAGCATTTATCATGGTATTCAAGATTTAAATAGTCAGTCACctaactgagtaaagggtctgaatacttatgtaaatgtgatatttcagttttttttttataattagaaaacatttctaaaaacctgtttttgctttgtcattatggggtaatgtgctttgtcattatggggtaataaggctgtaatgtaataaaatgtggaaaaagtcaaggtgtctgaatactttccgaaggcactatttacatactgtaggtctgtTTTGTACTGTCTTCCGGACTACCTCAAGCACTGCAACAGCTTCAACTCCTTCAAATGCAAAATGAAAAAATATCTACTGGACATTTCATTCATGGACTCATCCAAATAATCTGATGCCTGTATGTCACTCATGCTGATTATGCATTTTACTTGAATatctttgcttttttttttttttttacctctgatCCATC
It encodes:
- the LOC115154171 gene encoding pannexin-3 isoform X1, with the translated sequence MSIANAAAQAMLSDALLRDGAGGNRIGHLELELPLDRVIKFVSVGLPLLLVSMAFAREISIGPQISCFPPNNFTAKQAAYVDTYCWDSLMHHEFDTDGNFEEQSLWVHKMFPYSLLAMAMMMYLPALIWRFLVMPSLGSDLLFIIDELDKSYNRSVRLAQSILEMRQNTQNPFTFQAELERAKRKRYFEYPLLERYMQSKHGSYFLVSMLFLRGFLLLTFMSAACLYLVYFHLSAFLQDEFSCFVRTGLLRDQNWVPELVQCKMTGQLVFQVISVANGAIYVLLVPIVLFSLVRLFCWDTTLLSVYEVLPALGLNSGRKLGCPLNDLNVLLLFLRANVAHLQSYGRLRAVCSLASPQIGKGNGVKGAGMLTAEEIEERAEAAQELEEEVEELQEEGKLNLVDIMTILGAARGNAVNCTDSRPLVEENMSLGTVTLIYTLKRILLVGLFAYIVWDVQKIIK
- the LOC115154171 gene encoding pannexin-3 isoform X2; amino-acid sequence: MSIANAAAQAMLSDALLRDGAGGNRIGHLELELPLDRVIKFVSVGLPLLLVSMAFAREISIGPQISCFPPNNFTAKQAAYVDTYCWDSLMHHEFDTDGNFEEQSLWVHKMFPYSLLAMAMMMYLPALIWRFLVMPSLGSDLLFIIDELDKSYNRSVRLAQSILEMRQNTQNPFTFQAELERAKRKRYFEYPLLERYMQSKHGSYFLVSMLFLRGFLLLTFMSAACLYLVYFHLSAFLQDEFSCFVRTGLLRDQNWVPELVQCKMTGQLVFQVISVANGAIYVLLVPIVLFSLVRLFCWDTTLLSVYEVLPALGLNSGRKLGCPLNDLNVLLLFLRANVAHLQSYGRLRAVCSLASPQIGKGNGVKGAGMLTAEEIEERAEAAQELEEEVEELQEEGKLNLVDIMTILGAARGNAVNCTDSRPLVEENMSLEPNHQGYHELKETASCNRY